From Quercus lobata isolate SW786 chromosome 1, ValleyOak3.0 Primary Assembly, whole genome shotgun sequence, one genomic window encodes:
- the LOC115978849 gene encoding NAC domain-containing protein 60-like, producing the protein MEGTSSSREAQMIGGVSRGVQVSIAATTMFPGFRFAPTDEELISYYLKRKLEGYEQSVEVISEVEMCRHEPWDLPAKSIIQSDNEWFFFSPRGRKYPNGSQSKRATEMGYWKATGKERNVKSGTNVIGTKRTLVFHIGRAPKGERTEWIMHEYCMTGISQDSLVICRLRKNSEFRLNDSSNRASPSQRITIPTGNGAVSEVGIDQTGLSEGDRAAGSFSDSYSIDQIDSTSESEPRLSTEVTLTETSSQQKETDFEEDWFADILNDDIIKLDESSLSLVTGKFEAERKDQEPVQATFSRVIPLQGTANRRIQLRLRETMTSAAEVSESLETGNDNYVVVKDNCPLETGNDNYVVVRDNCPNQDKQPECLLDMLSPKTTNHWRVLIVFVILALLALFVSLWGGSKQVKRITYTALYEHFWQRM; encoded by the exons ATGGAAGGAACTTCGAGTTCTCGAGAGGCACAGATGATTGGTGGGGTATCGAGGGGAGTACAGGTCTCGATAGCTGCGACGACGATGTTTCCTGGGTTCAGGTTTGCTCCGACGGACGAGGAATTGATTTCGTATTACCTGAAGAGGAAGTTGGAGGGTTATGAGCAGAGCGTGGAAGTGATTTCAGAGGTTGAGATGTGTAGACACGAGCCTTGGGACTTACCAG CCAAATCAATCATTCAATCAGATAATGAGTGGTTCTTCTTTTCTCCTCGTGGAAGAAAGTATCCAAATGGCTCACAAAGTAAGAGGGCAACTGAAATGGGTTACTGGAAAGCTACTGGAAAAGAACGAAATGTAAAATCAGGTACCAACGTGATAGGTACGAAGAGGACTCTAGTGTTCCACATAGGTCGTGCTCCAAAAGGGGAAAGGACGGAATGGATTATGCATGAATATTGCATGACCGGGATTTCTCAG GATTCTTTGGTTATTTGTCGCCTCCGGAAGAACAGTGAGTTCCGTCTAAATGATTCTTCAAACCGAGCTTCTCCAAGTCAAAGGATAACTATTCCTACTGGTAATGGTGCAGTCTCTGAAGTTGGTATTGACCAGACTGGATTGTCAGAGGGGGACAGGGCAGCTGGTAGTTTTTCTGATTCTTATTCCATTGACCAAATTGATTCAACATCTGAGTCTGAACCGAGACTGTCAACTGAGGTTACTCTGACAGAAACTTCTAGCCAGCAGAAG GAAACTGACTTTGAAGAAGACTGGTTTGCTGATATACTGAATGATGACATTATTAAGCTTGATGAATCTTCCCTGTCACTGGTTACTGGTAAGTTTGAGGCTGAGAGAAAAGATCAAGAACCAGTGCAAGCAACTTTTTCCCGGGTGATTCCTTTACAAGGCACAGCAAATCGGAGAATCCAATTAAGATTACGAGAAACAATGACCTCTGCTGCAGAGGTATCGGAATCATTGGAAACTGGCAATGACAACTACGTCGTAGTGAAAGATAATTGTCCATTGGAAACTGGCAATGACAACTACGTCGTAGTGAGAGATAATTGTCCAAACCAAGACAAGCAACCAGAATGTCTGTTAGATATGCTTTCTCCTAAAACAACCAATCATTGGCGAGTATTGatagtttttgttattttggctTTGCTAGCTTTGTTTGTGTCTTTGTGGGGAGGATCCAAGCAAGTCAAAAGGATAACATATACCGCTTTATATGAGCACTTTTGGCAGCGGATGTAA
- the LOC115978859 gene encoding transmembrane protein 208 homolog isoform X2, which translates to MMLIFHSTFTWKHWIGLVLTSVAYAIPYQQIANMAQPSYDDNGELLDGGFDMSTGGVCGYLHDIIYITSFVQVMSIISAKFWYIYLVIPVFGGYKSFGFIRGFLSQGSEGDTEDEKTRKKREKMEKRASRAKFVKTRTR; encoded by the exons AT GATGCTGATCTTCCATTCAACTTTCACCTGGAAGCATTGGATTGGTCTGGTTCTCACATCTGTGGCTTATGCGATTCCCTATCAACAAATTGCCAATATGGCTCAACCTAGTTATGATGATAATGGGGAGCTTCTTGATGGCGGGTTTGATATGAGTACTGGTGGAGTTTGTGG CTATTTACATGATATAATTTACATTACGAGCTTCGTACAAGTCATGTCCATCATCTCTGCAAAATTTTGGTATATATACTTGGTG ATACCAGTATTTGGAGGATATAAATCTTTTGGTTTCATTAGAGGATTCTTGTCCCAAGGTTCAGAG GGAGACACGGAGGATGAAAAGACCCGCAAGAAGAGGGAAAAGATGGAGAAAAGGGCATCTAGGGCCAAGTTTGTCAAGACCAGAACTAGGTAG
- the LOC115978859 gene encoding transmembrane protein 208 homolog isoform X1 codes for MANQGAKKRREENARHMKNLQRLIIACNVIFFLVRMLIFHSTFTWKHWIGLVLTSVAYAIPYQQIANMAQPSYDDNGELLDGGFDMSTGGVCGYLHDIIYITSFVQVMSIISAKFWYIYLVIPVFGGYKSFGFIRGFLSQGSEGDTEDEKTRKKREKMEKRASRAKFVKTRTR; via the exons ATGGCGAATCAAGGTGCAAAGAAGCGTAGGGAAGAGAATGCTCGACACATGAAGAATCTCCAGCGCCTCATCATTGCCTGCAAT GTTATCTTTTTCTTGGTAAGGATGCTGATCTTCCATTCAACTTTCACCTGGAAGCATTGGATTGGTCTGGTTCTCACATCTGTGGCTTATGCGATTCCCTATCAACAAATTGCCAATATGGCTCAACCTAGTTATGATGATAATGGGGAGCTTCTTGATGGCGGGTTTGATATGAGTACTGGTGGAGTTTGTGG CTATTTACATGATATAATTTACATTACGAGCTTCGTACAAGTCATGTCCATCATCTCTGCAAAATTTTGGTATATATACTTGGTG ATACCAGTATTTGGAGGATATAAATCTTTTGGTTTCATTAGAGGATTCTTGTCCCAAGGTTCAGAG GGAGACACGGAGGATGAAAAGACCCGCAAGAAGAGGGAAAAGATGGAGAAAAGGGCATCTAGGGCCAAGTTTGTCAAGACCAGAACTAGGTAG